DNA from Canis lupus baileyi chromosome 6, mCanLup2.hap1, whole genome shotgun sequence:
GGAGAAGAACAAGTACGACGCCAGCGCCATTGACTTCTCGCGGTGCGACATGGACGGGGCCACGCTGTGCAACTGCGCCCCCGAGGAGCTGCGCCTGGTCTTTGGGCCCCTGGGGGACCAGCTGTACTCCCAGCTGTGGGACCTCAGTAAGTGCGGCTGCGGGGCCCGGGGGGTGGGACGGGGGCGCCAGCCGGGCTCtgacccgccctcctccccgccaGCCGCCAGCTTCCCCGACGAGCTCAGCTGGATCATCGAGCTGCTGGAGAAGGACAGCATGGCCTTCCAGGAGAGCCTGGGCCCCTTTGGTGAGagccctcgcccccccccccagtgtgcCCCAGCTCCAGGGTCCTCGGGCCCCAGGCCCCGTCTGAGCCCTCGCCTCCTCTTCCCAGACCAGGGCAGCCCCTTCAGCCAGGAGATGCTGGAGGAGAGCCGGCAGGCCGGCCCCTACTTCCCCGGCAGCTACGGCCCCGGCGCCCTCTCCCCGGGCAGCTCCGACGTCTCCACCGCAGGTGCGTCCTGGCCTGGGCCACAGCCTCCCTTTCCCCCCAACCCGCAGCCCCGGTGCCCTGCGCTTCCCGGGAGGGACAGAGCGGGTGGGGGTGGGCCTGAGACCCCAGGAGCTcaccccggccccgcctcccTAGGGACTGCCACCTCCCAGAGCCCCCACTCCTCAGACTCCGGTGGAAGTGACGTGGACCTGGATCCCACTGACAGCAAGCTCTTCTCTAGGGGTGAGTGCAGGGAGTGTCCCATGGGGCGGGTCTGTCCCCTCATGCCTGATGCCTGCAGGGCTGCCCCCCTGCTCGCAGCTGCCccggccccccaggcctccccgccTGACCCTGCCTGACCCCGGCCCCCCTCGCAGACGGCTTTCCTGACTACAAGAAGGGAGACCCTAAGCACGGGAAGCGGAAACGGGGCCGGCCCCGCAAGCTGAGCAAGGAGTCTCGGGAGTGTCTGGAGGGCAAGAAGAGCAAGCACGGTGAGCTCCTGGCCCCTTTGCGTGGGGGCCTGGGCGGCAGGTTCCCTATGGCGCCACGGGTGCCGTGCTGTCCCGTGGTCAcactgcccctccctcccgccgTCACAGCCCGCACAGGGCAAAGCTGTGTGTGCGGGTCACCGGCTGATCACAGAGCCTAGActgagggtgctggaggggaggggaaactgaggcacgagAGCTCAGATTCCCAGCCCACCCCCCACTCCAGTTCTCTGCACACTTGCTCCGTCCCACCTGCTGGGACGGCCTCTAGGCCTGGCCTCGGGGCCTGGTGGGAGCCAGCCGGCCGCTGGGAGCTGCGGGGTGAAGGCCCCGAG
Protein-coding regions in this window:
- the ELF3 gene encoding ETS-related transcription factor Elf-3; this encodes MAATCEISNVFSNYFSAMYSSEDPALASAPPAAAFGADDLVLTLSNPQMPPEGTEKASWSGKQPQLWSKAQVLDWISYQVEKNKYDASAIDFSRCDMDGATLCNCAPEELRLVFGPLGDQLYSQLWDLTASFPDELSWIIELLEKDSMAFQESLGPFDQGSPFSQEMLEESRQAGPYFPGSYGPGALSPGSSDVSTAGTATSQSPHSSDSGGSDVDLDPTDSKLFSRDGFPDYKKGDPKHGKRKRGRPRKLSKESRECLEGKKSKHAPRGTHLWEFIRDILIHPELNEGLMKWENRQEGVFKFLRSEAVAQLWGQKKKNSSMTYEKLSRAMRYYYKRGILERVDGRRLVYKFGKNSSGWKEEEAAGSRN